One part of the Oceanidesulfovibrio indonesiensis genome encodes these proteins:
- a CDS encoding DUF4372 domain-containing protein, which translates to MELVSKQLTQKENLDVAHHNTILSQLLSLIPRHDFERLERKHSSGRQPRIFTRWSQFVCLA; encoded by the coding sequence ATGGAATTGGTGTCTAAGCAACTCACACAAAAGGAGAATTTGGACGTGGCACACCATAACACAATCCTTTCTCAACTGCTATCCTTGATCCCCAGACATGATTTTGAGCGCCTTGAACGCAAGCACTCCAGCGGACGCCAACCACGCATTTTCACCCGGTGGAGCCAGTTTGTATGCCTGGCCT